DNA sequence from the Candidatus Kaistella beijingensis genome:
GTAGCCCATGAAATTGGTCATCAGTTTGGTGCAAATCATACGTTTCGTGCATCGTCAGGTTCGTGTTCAGGAAATGCAAATTCTTCAACTGCATTTGAACCCGGAAGCGGATCAACAATTATGGCTTACGCGGGAATTTGCGGTACAAATAATGTTCAGCTTAATAGTGACGCCTATTTCCATTCTGCAAGTGTGAATGAAATGTATACTGTGATTAGAAGAGCATCCGACTGCTCTGTAAAAGTTTCCAATAACAATCAAGTTCCAACAGCGGATGCAGGTATAGATTATATTATTCCTAAAGGAACTGCTTTTGTCCTTACAGGAACTGGTACAGATCCTAACAACGATTCAATTACCTACCTGTGGGAGCAAATGGACAATCAAACAAGCACACAGCCACCAGTAGCTACGGCAACCAGCGGTCCTATTTATCGATCATTGTTCCCTTCAACTTCACCATCAAGATATTTTCCAGTAATGTCTTCTGTTTTGGCAAACAATCTTATACCAAAATGGGAAGTAACTCCAAGTGTGGCGAGAACTTTAAACTTCTCTTTATTGGTGAACGATAATAAAGCAACTGGAAATCAGGCTGCAAGAGATTTAATGCTTGTAACGGTAACGAATGATGGACCGTTCAAAGTAACTTCTCAAACAACGAATGTGCAATATGATGCTGCAACGCCAATTACGGTAACATGGGATGTCGCTGGAACTAATGCAGGTACGATAAATACCGCAAACGTTTCAGTTGTATTATCTAAAAACGGAGGGACAACTTTCGATACCGTTCTTGCGGCAAGTGTACCAAATAACGGTACTGCAACAGTTTCTTTGCCAAATGAAGATATCGCATCTGCGAGACTGATGGTAAAACCGGTTGGAAATATTTATTTTGCTGTAAATCCTTCCAATTTCTCAATAAAAAAGACTCTTGCTGTATCAAATAGCAATGTAAAGAGTTTTGCCATTTTCCCTAATCCTGCAAAGAACGAAGTGAATGTTTCACTTAAAAATAAATCAGAAAATGGAATCTACATGATTTATGACGCAACGGGAAGAATGTTGAAAAAGGGAGATTTAGCAACAGATGGAAAAATCAGTTTAGAAAAAATTTCCAGCGGTAACTATATTTTGAGCGTTGAATTGAAAAACGGAGAAAAATTCTCTGAAAAACTCATAATTAAAAAATAATTTTTAAATCTATAAATATTCTGAAGGATGTCTGTTTTAGGCATCCTTTTTTAACTTGAGACAAATCTTGTTAAGAATTTCCTGATTTATTATCCGGATTCACCATCGAAATTTTTTCATCATCCAGTCGCTGTTTTATCCTCAAAAGTGCTTCACTTCTTATTAAAGTAATGTTTTTCCCCTGTTTCATCCAAAATTGGGCTTCAACGGTGAAAATTCCTAAGTTTTGCTTTAATAATACCACTTGAGCCGAATTCAAATTATCCACGAAATCAAATTTCTTTACTTCATCCAAAATAACTTCCTTCGCTTTTTCAAGATTTTGAGTGTTCGGAATTTCAATATCGATAAATACTTTTCGGTTTCCTGAAGCTGAAAAATTAATGAACGGTGAATTGAAAATCAATTGATTGGGTAAATAAACTTTTTTTCCGTCGTCGGCAATTATTTTGGTGGTGAGAAAACCAATTTCTTCAACAGTTCCTGTAATATTGCTGATTTGCACCACATCGCCCGCTTTAAAAGACTTGTCGATTCCCACTAAAATTCCGGAAAACATTGATGAAACCAAATCTTTTAACGCGACACCCGCAATAATACCTGCAACTCCCAAACTTCCTAAAAGCTTCATGAAAAAGCTGCTCAATCCCATGATTTCCAGTGTTACAAAAGTTCCGAAAAGAATGATCATGAATCGGAAAAAGCCCGCCAAACTTGCAACGGTTTCAAAATTTCTGCTTTTTGGAAAAAGTTTGTTAAAAAGTTTTACAGTGACTTTGCTTAAGAAGGTACTGGCCATTAAAAAGAAAGTGAAGACGATAAGGCCCACAATCAGTTTTGGAGTAAACTGGGCAAATTTCAAATACCATCTTTCAAGAACCGAGGAAACAACACTAAAATAATTCATACCACAAATTTAAATATTCTTGTTGAAGTTTTTCTTATCAGCAAAATTCTCTCCAAAAACTCACCAACACACCCACTCACCACCACACCCACAAAAAACGTATCTTTGCATTCCACAAGAAAAATGGCTTGTTGATTCTCGAATTTTCGAGGGTAGGAAAGTCCGGACACCAAAGAGCAGCAAAGCGGATAACATCCGTCGGTCGCAAGATCAGGACCAGTGCAACAGAAAGAATGTATATTCATTTATAGTGAAATCAGGTAAACTCTTTGCGGTGCAATGTTAAGTATATCGGATTTTTTTCAGCAATGAAAAATAGGAGTTGCTCGCTCCAAAAACCGAGGGGTAAACAGCTCAAGTTTTGCAGCAATGTAAAACGCAGATAAATAACAAGCGTCCCGTTTCGGCGGGAGACAGAATCCGGCTTACAGTTTTTCTTGTGGGTTTTTCTCTTTTACTTTCAAGTTACTTCACACTCTTCACGCTCTACTCAGTATTAAACTCACCAACATACCAAAATACAAACAAAAAAACTACTCACTCTCCAACTTCGCCTTCGCTTCCTGCAA
Encoded proteins:
- a CDS encoding reprolysin-like metallopeptidase → MKTKIFTLSCILFAAFGFGQNFWSKTNAVPKDNLSHRQVQPKEFSLYSLKLEKIKDDLSKVPMRFSKDQSHVITFPTADGKFREYIVQEAPVMEAELQAKYPEIRSYVGWQKNNPENSIRFSVTPEVGVSAMYFDGWEVSYLDRFTNDNNQYVFYKRSDLPLNQRLFECNVEGLKDEMVDVTGKAPLVSDGQFRTYRLAMAATGEYTTFHGGTVAKALAAMAVTMTRVNGVYEKTISATMVMVANNNLIVYTNAATDPYTNGNPGTMINENQTNINTVIGTANYDIGHVVGTNSGGLAGLGVICTSSKARGVTGSAAPINDPFDIDYVAHEIGHQFGANHTFRASSGSCSGNANSSTAFEPGSGSTIMAYAGICGTNNVQLNSDAYFHSASVNEMYTVIRRASDCSVKVSNNNQVPTADAGIDYIIPKGTAFVLTGTGTDPNNDSITYLWEQMDNQTSTQPPVATATSGPIYRSLFPSTSPSRYFPVMSSVLANNLIPKWEVTPSVARTLNFSLLVNDNKATGNQAARDLMLVTVTNDGPFKVTSQTTNVQYDAATPITVTWDVAGTNAGTINTANVSVVLSKNGGTTFDTVLAASVPNNGTATVSLPNEDIASARLMVKPVGNIYFAVNPSNFSIKKTLAVSNSNVKSFAIFPNPAKNEVNVSLKNKSENGIYMIYDATGRMLKKGDLATDGKISLEKISSGNYILSVELKNGEKFSEKLIIKK
- a CDS encoding mechanosensitive ion channel family protein, whose product is MNYFSVVSSVLERWYLKFAQFTPKLIVGLIVFTFFLMASTFLSKVTVKLFNKLFPKSRNFETVASLAGFFRFMIILFGTFVTLEIMGLSSFFMKLLGSLGVAGIIAGVALKDLVSSMFSGILVGIDKSFKAGDVVQISNITGTVEEIGFLTTKIIADDGKKVYLPNQLIFNSPFINFSASGNRKVFIDIEIPNTQNLEKAKEVILDEVKKFDFVDNLNSAQVVLLKQNLGIFTVEAQFWMKQGKNITLIRSEALLRIKQRLDDEKISMVNPDNKSGNS